The proteins below are encoded in one region of Acetoanaerobium noterae:
- a CDS encoding YihY/virulence factor BrkB family protein: protein MDKNESISLNLITKHSLKNLILELPKRFARDNISQTGGQLAYFFLLSVFPFLIFLNALLGFLNISVESIIREISAIAPEEIVVLLRGYLESVVETRNTSLLSIGLLASLFSASKAVDSLIIALNTAYGVENKRNFITKKAVSIFFTLILGFAIVISLLLPALGKNVAFLIADFFRISNIIVFVWVYIRWVIVFFILFITIALLYHIVPYVNQPFKNSLPGTFFAVTSWLLVSYGFGIYVNNFANYSAVYGSIGAVIALMFWLYLTGIILVLGGEINDILYRYYETSNSKNDEVKIAPKTDEAILDDKFNELKETLIDSN, encoded by the coding sequence TTGGATAAAAACGAAAGTATTTCACTAAACCTTATAACTAAGCATAGTTTGAAAAACTTGATTTTAGAGCTACCAAAAAGATTTGCAAGAGACAATATAAGTCAAACTGGCGGTCAGCTTGCTTATTTCTTTTTGCTTTCGGTTTTTCCTTTTTTAATATTTCTCAATGCTCTTTTGGGTTTTTTAAATATATCTGTAGAGTCTATAATCCGTGAAATAAGTGCAATAGCACCTGAAGAAATAGTGGTGCTCTTAAGAGGCTATCTAGAATCAGTAGTTGAGACTAGAAACACCTCTTTACTTTCTATTGGTCTTTTAGCTTCACTTTTTTCAGCCTCAAAGGCTGTAGACTCTCTGATTATAGCCTTAAATACAGCTTATGGTGTAGAGAATAAAAGAAATTTTATAACAAAAAAAGCAGTCTCAATTTTTTTTACACTTATTTTAGGGTTTGCAATTGTGATTTCACTTTTGCTTCCTGCTTTAGGCAAAAATGTTGCATTTTTAATAGCTGATTTTTTTAGAATATCTAATATTATAGTTTTTGTTTGGGTTTATATTAGATGGGTCATTGTATTTTTTATATTATTTATTACAATAGCTCTTTTATATCATATAGTTCCTTATGTAAATCAGCCTTTTAAAAATTCTCTACCAGGCACATTTTTTGCTGTTACAAGCTGGTTATTAGTTTCCTATGGCTTTGGTATTTATGTAAACAACTTTGCTAATTATAGCGCTGTATATGGCTCTATAGGGGCAGTAATCGCCCTTATGTTCTGGTTATATCTAACTGGAATAATATTAGTGCTAGGTGGAGAAATAAACGATATTCTATACAGATATTATGAAACAAGTAATTCTAAGAATGATGAAGTTAAAATAGCTCCAAAAACCGATGAAGCTATTTTAGATGATAAGTTTAATGAATTAAAAGAAACTCTAATAGATTCTAACTAA
- the lspA gene encoding signal peptidase II — MYFTLISILIIIDQAIKWISRTKLTKFESYPVIDGFFHFTYVENRGAAFGMLQNKTWFFVLITLLVVGYMIYFTKKNKNIDKKLTFVLSIITAGAIGNLIDRIWLGFVVDMFDFRGIWQFVFNFADICVVVGGILLIFLIIKDKEILEKI; from the coding sequence ATGTACTTTACATTAATTAGCATTCTAATAATAATAGACCAAGCTATAAAATGGATTTCCAGAACAAAGCTCACAAAATTTGAATCATATCCTGTAATTGATGGTTTTTTTCATTTTACCTATGTAGAAAACAGAGGAGCAGCTTTTGGAATGCTTCAAAATAAAACATGGTTTTTTGTTTTAATAACATTGCTAGTCGTAGGCTACATGATTTATTTTACTAAAAAAAATAAAAATATAGATAAAAAGCTAACCTTTGTTTTAAGCATAATAACTGCTGGGGCTATAGGAAATCTAATTGACAGAATATGGCTTGGATTTGTAGTTGATATGTTTGATTTTAGAGGTATTTGGCAGTTTGTATTCAATTTTGCTGATATTTGCGTTGTAGTCGGTGGGATTTTGCTCATTTTTTTAATTATTAAGGACAAAGAAATTTTGGAGAAAATATGA
- a CDS encoding RluA family pseudouridine synthase, which produces MIEEKKYFIVDEEEEDLRLDVFISSALSDLSRTYIQSLIKDKKVTVNDKIEKSSYKVAQLDNICILIPPAKELVIEAEDIPIEILYEDEDLAVVYKERGMVVHPGAGNANHTLVNALMYHFKGQLSSINGIIRPGIVHRIDKDTSGLLMIAKSDIAHRGLSEQLKEHTVQRTYTFICHGNIKADEFTIDAPIGRNPRDRMKMAVVSDGKHAVTHITKIKSNENYSYAMANLETGRTHQIRVHMASKGLPLVGDTLYGPHNSKFKAQGQLLHAKTLGFVHPVTGEFMLFEKEEPEIFKSFLQRFLLD; this is translated from the coding sequence ATGATAGAAGAAAAAAAATATTTTATAGTAGATGAGGAAGAAGAGGACTTAAGACTAGATGTGTTTATCTCATCTGCACTTAGTGATTTATCTAGAACCTATATCCAGTCACTCATAAAAGATAAAAAAGTTACAGTTAATGATAAGATAGAAAAATCAAGCTACAAGGTTGCTCAATTAGATAACATTTGCATTTTAATTCCTCCAGCAAAAGAGCTGGTTATTGAAGCAGAGGATATTCCTATAGAAATTTTATATGAAGATGAAGATTTAGCTGTTGTATATAAGGAAAGAGGAATGGTAGTTCATCCTGGAGCTGGAAATGCAAATCATACCCTCGTAAATGCTCTTATGTATCATTTCAAAGGGCAGCTTTCGTCTATAAATGGAATAATTCGCCCTGGAATAGTACATAGGATTGACAAGGATACATCTGGCCTACTTATGATTGCTAAAAGTGATATAGCCCATAGAGGACTAAGTGAGCAGCTTAAGGAGCACACAGTTCAAAGAACGTATACCTTTATATGCCATGGCAATATAAAGGCAGATGAATTTACAATAGATGCACCAATAGGAAGAAATCCAAGAGACAGAATGAAGATGGCTGTTGTAAGCGATGGCAAACATGCTGTGACTCATATAACAAAAATAAAGTCTAATGAAAACTATTCGTATGCTATGGCAAATCTAGAAACAGGACGAACACATCAGATTAGAGTGCATATGGCAAGTAAAGGACTTCCACTTGTTGGGGACACCCTATATGGTCCTCATAACTCTAAGTTTAAAGCCCAAGGACAGCTTCTTCATGCTAAGACCCTTGGCTTTGTTCATCCAGTAACTGGTGAGTTTATGTTATTTGAAAAAGAAGAGCCAGAAATTTTTAAATCATTTTTGCAAAGATTTTTACTTGATTAA
- a CDS encoding 5'-methylthioadenosine/adenosylhomocysteine nucleosidase: protein MNKIGIIGAMEEEITLVKELMNDITVSEIAGLTFYMGRINDTDLVVVRSGIGKVNAAMCTQILIDRFEVKAIINIGVAGAIADDLGIGDIVLSTKLIEHDFDVTAFGHKKGVIPRMDSSVFIADDKLIDMASDAAKDLKDVYVKKGIVVSGDVFVSSSELKDALQTEFNADCAEMEGAAIAHVCMLNKMPFLVIRAMSDKANGEAPGNFDEFVFEAAKNSKKLILNMLTK from the coding sequence ATGAATAAAATAGGCATAATAGGAGCAATGGAAGAAGAAATAACTTTAGTAAAAGAGCTCATGAATGATATAACAGTTTCAGAGATAGCTGGACTTACATTTTATATGGGTAGAATCAATGACACCGATTTAGTTGTAGTTCGTTCAGGCATAGGAAAAGTAAATGCGGCTATGTGTACTCAAATACTTATAGATAGATTTGAAGTCAAGGCTATTATCAATATAGGAGTAGCTGGAGCTATTGCTGATGATTTAGGAATAGGGGATATAGTATTATCGACTAAGCTTATTGAGCATGACTTTGATGTTACTGCTTTTGGACATAAAAAAGGTGTAATTCCAAGAATGGATTCGAGCGTATTTATAGCTGATGATAAGCTAATAGATATGGCATCTGATGCGGCAAAAGATTTAAAGGATGTATATGTAAAAAAAGGCATAGTGGTATCAGGAGACGTATTCGTTTCTTCCTCTGAGCTTAAAGATGCTCTTCAAACAGAATTTAATGCAGACTGCGCAGAAATGGAAGGAGCAGCCATAGCTCATGTTTGTATGCTTAATAAAATGCCATTTTTAGTAATAAGAGCTATGAGTGATAAAGCAAACGGAGAAGCGCCAGGCAATTTCGATGAGTTTGTATTTGAAGCAGCAAAGAATTCAAAAAAACTTATACTCAATATGCTGACTAAGTAG
- the trpS gene encoding tryptophan--tRNA ligase, producing the protein MEELQLDKKTIFSGMQPSGKLTLGNYLGAMKNWVALQDEYNCYYCVVDLHAITVPQVPKDLRKTTLDVLAQYIASGIDPEKNTLFIQSHVPEHAELSWVLNTMTYMGELNRMTQFKEKSQKKAENLNAGLFTYPVLMAADILLYSTDLVPVGEDQKQHLELARDLAQRFNSRYSDTFIVPEGFIPKEGARIMSLQEPSQKMSKSDENPNATILMLDSADAITNKIKRAVTDSIGIVAYNDEQKGIKNLINIYSTFTGDSTEAIVSKYEGKGYGDFKRETAEVIVEGLRPVREKYEYLMENKDYLEEIYAKGAAKAHNKARKTLDKVYRKVGFVQAKRFE; encoded by the coding sequence ATGGAGGAATTACAATTGGATAAAAAAACTATATTTAGCGGCATGCAGCCATCTGGAAAACTAACTCTTGGAAATTATCTAGGAGCTATGAAAAATTGGGTAGCATTACAAGATGAATATAATTGTTATTACTGCGTTGTAGACCTTCATGCCATAACAGTTCCCCAAGTTCCAAAGGATTTGAGAAAAACTACATTAGATGTGCTTGCTCAGTATATTGCAAGTGGAATTGATCCTGAGAAAAACACTTTATTTATTCAATCTCATGTGCCTGAGCATGCAGAACTTTCATGGGTGTTAAATACAATGACCTATATGGGAGAGCTAAATAGAATGACTCAGTTCAAAGAAAAATCTCAGAAAAAAGCTGAAAATTTAAATGCGGGTTTATTTACCTACCCTGTGCTTATGGCTGCCGATATACTATTATATTCGACTGACCTAGTTCCTGTTGGAGAGGACCAAAAACAGCACTTAGAGCTTGCAAGGGACTTGGCACAGAGATTCAACTCTAGATACAGCGATACCTTTATAGTTCCAGAAGGCTTTATACCTAAAGAAGGAGCTAGAATTATGAGTCTTCAGGAGCCGAGCCAAAAAATGTCAAAATCAGATGAGAATCCTAATGCTACGATTCTCATGTTAGATTCTGCCGATGCTATCACAAACAAAATAAAAAGAGCTGTAACTGATTCTATAGGTATTGTTGCTTATAACGACGAGCAAAAAGGGATAAAGAATCTCATTAACATATATTCAACCTTTACAGGAGATTCTACTGAAGCTATAGTAAGTAAATACGAGGGTAAAGGCTATGGTGATTTTAAGCGAGAAACAGCAGAAGTAATAGTTGAAGGGCTAAGACCTGTAAGAGAAAAATATGAATATCTTATGGAGAATAAAGACTATCTAGAGGAAATCTATGCAAAAGGTGCAGCAAAGGCACATAATAAGGCTAGAAAAACTTTAGATAAGGTTTATAGAAAAGTAGGATTTGTTCAAGCTAAAAGATTTGAATAG
- the pyrR gene encoding bifunctional pyr operon transcriptional regulator/uracil phosphoribosyltransferase PyrR, protein MQEKALIMDDKAMDRAITRIGHEIIEKNKGVDEVALVGIKTRGVPLAKRIAKKIEQIEGKKVTVGELDISLYRDDLSEKADQAVVKESNLGFDVTKKIIVLVDDVLYTGRTVRAALDAIMDVGRPLTIQLAVLIDRGHRELPIRADYVGKNVPTSKLEVIKVSIEDVDGKNYVSINE, encoded by the coding sequence ATGCAAGAAAAAGCTCTTATTATGGATGACAAGGCTATGGATAGAGCAATAACTAGAATTGGCCATGAAATTATTGAAAAAAACAAAGGTGTAGATGAGGTAGCTCTAGTAGGAATTAAAACTAGAGGAGTCCCACTTGCCAAGAGAATTGCAAAAAAAATAGAACAAATTGAAGGTAAAAAAGTCACTGTTGGCGAGCTTGATATTTCACTTTATAGAGATGATTTATCTGAAAAAGCTGATCAAGCTGTCGTAAAGGAATCCAATTTGGGATTTGATGTGACAAAAAAAATCATTGTATTAGTAGATGATGTGCTATATACAGGAAGAACTGTAAGAGCAGCACTTGATGCTATTATGGATGTGGGAAGACCTCTTACTATTCAGCTAGCTGTTTTAATCGATAGAGGCCATAGGGAGCTACCGATAAGAGCAGATTATGTAGGAAAGAATGTCCCTACATCAAAGCTAGAGGTTATTAAAGTCAGCATTGAAGATGTTGATGGCAAAAACTATGTTTCAATAAATGAGTAA
- a CDS encoding Rqc2 family fibronectin-binding protein translates to MALDGLTIYGIICELNTTLKGGKIDKITQPEKDEVLLAIRNEGKTYKLLISASSSNPRIYLTESYKKENPLKAPMFLMILRKYLQGGRIISISQEGLERVINIDIEALDDLKTPKLRTLSIEIMGRHSNIILVDKESNKILDSIKRIPITVSSVREVLPGKEYKFAPSQNKINPLSNLSLSEFKSKLTEKDSPLYKAIYNSYDGISPLIAKEICYRSSIDLDLSTNLISDISLERIFNSFERIINQIKNEIFHPCIVIDKRLDKYIDFSLIKLTMYEFLSIENYESISLATETFYSSKDRNERLSQKSMSMRKLLQTKIERLENKLGKQLQEMNDTDKMEEYKKQADLLTANIYMLQKGMDEITVSDYYNQEDSSAEITIKLDVNKTPSENIQSLYKKYNKLKTRKSELSSQISSAKEELMYLQNVMLSIESSESLNELEEIRTELYSEGYLKLKTSSKKVKAIEASAPMQFISSDNITILVGKNNKQNDELTTKLSSPDDIWLHTKDIPGSHVIIKATLDIVTNQTLEEAAELAAYFSKARMSSKVAVDYTARKNVKKPSGAKPGMVIYDNQTTVFVNPDEEKVVKLRA, encoded by the coding sequence ATGGCTTTAGATGGCTTAACTATATATGGCATCATTTGCGAGTTAAACACTACTCTAAAAGGTGGAAAAATTGACAAGATTACTCAGCCAGAAAAGGATGAGGTTCTTCTTGCAATAAGAAATGAAGGAAAAACTTACAAGCTGCTAATAAGTGCAAGTAGCTCGAATCCGAGGATTTATCTTACTGAAAGTTATAAAAAAGAAAATCCCTTAAAAGCTCCTATGTTTTTGATGATTCTTAGAAAATATCTTCAAGGTGGAAGAATAATTTCTATATCACAAGAAGGGCTTGAAAGAGTAATCAATATTGATATTGAGGCTCTAGATGATTTGAAAACTCCTAAGCTTAGAACTTTATCAATAGAAATAATGGGAAGACATAGCAATATTATCTTAGTGGATAAGGAATCAAACAAAATTCTCGATTCTATAAAAAGAATTCCTATAACTGTTAGCTCAGTAAGAGAGGTTCTTCCAGGCAAGGAATATAAGTTTGCTCCTTCTCAAAACAAAATCAATCCCCTTTCTAACCTTAGCTTAAGTGAATTCAAATCTAAGCTCACTGAAAAGGATAGTCCTTTGTACAAAGCCATATATAACAGCTATGACGGAATCAGTCCTTTAATTGCTAAAGAAATTTGCTACAGGTCATCGATAGATTTAGATTTATCTACAAATTTAATTTCTGATATATCTCTTGAGAGAATTTTTAATTCCTTTGAAAGGATAATAAATCAAATTAAAAATGAAATTTTTCATCCCTGCATAGTAATCGATAAGCGCTTAGATAAATATATCGATTTCAGCCTGATAAAGCTGACCATGTATGAATTTTTGAGTATAGAAAATTATGAATCAATAAGTCTTGCAACAGAGACATTTTATAGCTCAAAAGATAGAAATGAGCGATTAAGCCAGAAATCTATGAGCATGAGAAAGCTCCTTCAAACTAAGATAGAAAGATTGGAAAACAAGCTAGGAAAACAGCTTCAAGAAATGAATGATACAGATAAAATGGAAGAATACAAAAAACAAGCGGATTTGCTAACAGCAAATATCTATATGCTCCAAAAAGGAATGGATGAGATTACGGTTTCAGATTACTATAATCAAGAAGACAGCTCTGCTGAAATCACCATAAAATTGGATGTAAACAAAACTCCTAGCGAAAATATTCAATCCTTATACAAAAAATATAATAAGCTAAAAACAAGAAAATCAGAGCTATCCTCTCAGATTTCTTCTGCAAAAGAAGAGCTTATGTATCTACAAAACGTAATGCTTTCAATCGAAAGCTCTGAATCTCTAAATGAACTCGAAGAAATTAGAACGGAGCTTTATAGTGAAGGCTATTTGAAATTAAAAACTTCATCCAAAAAAGTAAAAGCCATAGAAGCATCAGCCCCTATGCAGTTTATATCCTCAGATAATATTACAATACTAGTTGGAAAAAATAATAAGCAAAACGACGAGCTTACTACAAAGCTTTCATCTCCTGATGACATATGGCTCCATACTAAAGATATCCCTGGCTCACATGTTATTATAAAAGCTACATTAGATATAGTAACAAACCAAACTCTTGAGGAGGCTGCCGAGCTTGCAGCTTATTTTAGCAAGGCAAGAATGTCATCAAAGGTAGCCGTAGATTATACTGCTAGAAAAAATGTTAAAAAACCATCTGGTGCAAAGCCAGGAATGGTAATCTATGATAATCAAACTACAGTTTTTGTAAATCCTGATGAAGAAAAGGTAGTAAAACTTAGAGCTTAA
- a CDS encoding YeiH family protein yields the protein MSKKILDLLPGLALAVVIAIVARFLENMLPIHLIGASVIALFIGMLINHYYKSDKLKPGLKFTSKKILKFAIVLLGASLSIKTVLTIGKLSLTVMIFTLLTCFGGGYIIGKLLKLNWKLSNLISAGTGICGGSAIAAIAPVIEADDNDIAYAISATFLFDMAMILLFPVMGRALGLSDMAYGLWAGTAVNDTSSVVAAGFAFSEAAGDFATMVKLTRTLSIVPVVLIFSVVSAKIKQSEAGEKQNSAYSRKKVKISSIFPWFILGFVALTMVNSTGVIPNEFGLLAKDISKFLMVAALAAIGLNTDVTEMKKSGIAPMVHGFIISALVVIVALVVEYFMGII from the coding sequence ATGAGCAAAAAAATATTGGACTTATTACCAGGATTGGCTTTAGCAGTTGTTATTGCAATAGTAGCTAGATTTTTAGAAAATATGCTTCCTATTCATTTGATAGGAGCCTCTGTCATAGCTTTATTTATTGGGATGCTTATAAATCACTACTATAAGTCAGATAAATTAAAGCCAGGGCTAAAATTTACATCTAAAAAAATATTAAAATTTGCAATTGTACTTTTAGGAGCATCGCTTAGCATTAAAACAGTACTTACAATAGGAAAATTATCACTTACTGTTATGATATTTACACTTTTGACTTGCTTTGGAGGAGGATATATTATTGGAAAGCTTTTAAAGCTTAATTGGAAGCTATCTAATCTTATTTCTGCTGGAACTGGAATATGTGGAGGGTCAGCAATAGCAGCTATTGCTCCAGTAATAGAAGCGGATGACAACGATATAGCTTATGCAATTTCAGCAACATTTTTATTTGACATGGCTATGATACTGCTATTTCCTGTTATGGGAAGAGCCTTGGGACTTAGTGATATGGCATATGGATTATGGGCAGGGACTGCTGTAAATGATACCTCTAGTGTTGTTGCAGCTGGGTTTGCATTTAGTGAAGCAGCTGGAGATTTTGCAACTATGGTTAAACTTACAAGGACTCTTTCTATTGTTCCTGTAGTTCTCATTTTTTCAGTTGTAAGTGCTAAAATCAAGCAAAGCGAAGCTGGAGAAAAGCAAAATAGTGCGTATAGCCGCAAAAAAGTAAAAATTTCCTCTATTTTTCCTTGGTTTATATTAGGCTTCGTAGCTCTTACTATGGTAAATTCAACTGGTGTTATTCCTAACGAGTTTGGACTATTAGCAAAAGACATAAGCAAATTTTTAATGGTAGCAGCACTTGCAGCCATAGGATTAAATACTGATGTAACTGAAATGAAAAAATCGGGAATAGCTCCTATGGTACACGGCTTTATAATTTCTGCACTTGTAGTCATAGTAGCATTGGTAGTGGAGTATTTTATGGGTATAATATAG
- a CDS encoding LysR family transcriptional regulator, giving the protein MLDSRIYTFLKLCDVMNYRITAEELNMTQPAVTQHIKFLENYYGCNFFKYSSRKLSKTPEGVLFEAYLRSADYNQATIKNQLSKKIKQAIRIGATKTIGDYVITDNIIALLNSKDIDLSLYVDNTSNLLDALNHKKISLALIEGFFDKAHYEYKLLREEAFIGICAKNHPFAGKEVPIESLFDENLIIREEGSGTRAILEQILINNNHSLDSFKTTTCISSFEVIKKLVIYEAGISFVYNAVAKSDSKLMTFKIKNNHITREFNFVYLKNTDANKYISYFE; this is encoded by the coding sequence GTGTTAGATAGCAGAATATATACGTTTTTAAAGCTTTGCGATGTTATGAATTATAGGATTACTGCCGAGGAGCTTAATATGACTCAGCCTGCTGTTACTCAACATATTAAGTTTTTAGAAAACTATTACGGATGTAATTTTTTTAAATACAGCTCAAGAAAATTATCCAAAACTCCTGAGGGAGTATTATTTGAAGCTTATTTAAGATCTGCTGACTATAACCAAGCTACTATAAAAAACCAGCTTTCTAAGAAAATCAAGCAAGCTATACGCATAGGCGCTACAAAAACAATTGGAGATTATGTAATAACAGATAATATTATAGCTCTATTAAATAGCAAAGATATTGATTTATCTCTTTATGTTGATAATACTAGCAATTTGCTTGATGCTTTAAATCACAAAAAAATTTCATTGGCTTTAATAGAAGGATTTTTTGATAAAGCACACTACGAATATAAACTGCTACGAGAAGAAGCCTTTATAGGCATCTGTGCTAAAAATCATCCCTTTGCAGGTAAAGAAGTCCCCATCGAATCATTATTTGATGAAAATCTTATAATTAGAGAAGAAGGTTCAGGTACTAGAGCAATTCTAGAGCAAATCCTAATAAATAATAATCATTCTCTTGATTCATTTAAAACTACTACTTGTATCAGCAGCTTTGAGGTTATAAAAAAGCTCGTTATTTACGAGGCTGGAATTTCATTTGTTTATAATGCTGTTGCAAAAAGTGATTCTAAGCTTATGACCTTCAAAATAAAAAATAACCACATCACTAGAGAGTTTAACTTTGTATATCTTAAAAATACTGATGCCAATAAATACATCTCATATTTTGAATGA
- a CDS encoding uracil-xanthine permease family protein codes for MSEKAINVSEVNTQSVSTAFNQLKRIILAAQHLIAMFGATVLVPILTGMNSSVALVCAGIGTLIFHLCTKGKVPVFLGSSFAFIPVIISVGEIYGDLAYAQGGIMVAGMMYVLMSFIVAAIGVERVKSFFPSQVIGPMIVVIGLNLVPVAFSMASNNFMLAGVTLATALLITFFGKGFFKQLAIITAVIVGYVLSLKMGVVDMTPITSAGWFQMPAFTTPKFDIGAISIIAPVVLAVFMEHIGDITTNGTVVGKNFMEDPGLNRTLIGDGLATMVAGLLGGPANTTYGENTGVLAITKNYDPSILRITAVIAILLGTIGKVGGFLQSIPQAVMGGISLMLFSMISLIGVRTIRDSKIKMDIKNVIIMAAVLIIGLGGNVGINIAIPVTEQVSIAGLSLAALVGVILNKIIYSVAK; via the coding sequence ATGTCAGAAAAAGCTATTAATGTTTCAGAAGTTAACACTCAATCAGTAAGTACAGCATTTAATCAATTAAAAAGAATAATACTTGCAGCTCAGCATCTTATTGCTATGTTTGGCGCTACTGTTTTAGTACCAATATTAACAGGAATGAACAGCTCGGTTGCACTTGTATGTGCCGGTATTGGAACCCTTATTTTTCATTTATGTACAAAGGGTAAAGTGCCGGTATTTTTAGGTTCAAGTTTTGCTTTTATACCTGTTATTATATCTGTTGGCGAAATATATGGAGATTTAGCATATGCTCAAGGTGGAATCATGGTTGCTGGTATGATGTATGTGCTTATGTCTTTTATTGTAGCTGCCATAGGAGTAGAGAGAGTAAAAAGCTTTTTCCCATCTCAAGTTATAGGCCCTATGATAGTTGTTATAGGACTAAATTTAGTACCTGTAGCATTTTCAATGGCCTCAAATAATTTTATGTTAGCAGGAGTTACACTTGCTACAGCTTTACTTATAACATTTTTCGGTAAAGGCTTCTTCAAGCAGTTAGCTATAATAACAGCTGTTATTGTAGGCTATGTATTGTCGCTAAAAATGGGAGTAGTTGATATGACTCCAATTACAAGTGCAGGATGGTTTCAAATGCCAGCATTTACAACTCCTAAATTTGATATAGGTGCTATTTCGATAATCGCACCAGTTGTATTAGCTGTATTTATGGAGCATATAGGTGATATTACAACTAATGGAACTGTTGTTGGGAAAAACTTTATGGAAGACCCAGGGCTTAATAGAACCTTAATAGGTGATGGATTAGCTACAATGGTTGCTGGACTATTAGGAGGACCTGCAAACACTACTTACGGAGAAAACACTGGAGTACTAGCTATTACCAAAAACTACGACCCATCAATCCTTAGAATAACTGCTGTTATAGCAATATTACTTGGAACAATAGGAAAAGTAGGTGGGTTCCTACAAAGTATACCTCAAGCAGTAATGGGTGGCATCTCACTTATGTTATTTAGCATGATTTCGCTTATTGGAGTTAGAACTATAAGAGATAGCAAAATTAAAATGGATATAAAAAATGTAATAATTATGGCTGCTGTATTAATAATTGGACTAGGTGGAAATGTTGGAATCAATATTGCAATCCCTGTTACAGAGCAAGTTAGTATAGCTGGACTTAGCTTAGCGGCTTTAGTGGGAGTAATCCTTAATAAAATAATATATAGCGTAGCAAAATAA
- a CDS encoding tyrosine-type recombinase/integrase, translating to MSIDKRAPGVFRFRKMHKGKAYTDTFYGSEKEAKKAHEEFIYGVRRGDYDKPRDLTFQELTDIVWENHINKNLEPNTVITYRNCLDKLLPVFGKKEAIKIEPITIEKYLNKLSKTYEPDSIKLFLAVFMLIYNKGVLWRLIPNNPFSGTISKPKNNKMKRKNNMDEILSIEQISTLINAYKEKNVYQRAGIYLALGCGLRKSEIRGLKTTDIDFETNTIKIERQINSISKDNYKIEGEKGPKDDSYRTIIAPEFVIQPLREIIFARKIISKDGYIFFNPDTQRPVSKNFFNYTLKIVIEKNNLPNISFHDLRHLNASLLVNDGTDIHSVAKRLGHKSVSTTINTYLHGINEKDKNIADNFDKRFKEIEQKNIKSK from the coding sequence ATGAGTATAGATAAGAGAGCTCCTGGAGTATTTAGATTTAGAAAAATGCATAAAGGTAAAGCTTATACAGATACATTTTATGGAAGCGAAAAAGAAGCTAAAAAAGCACACGAAGAATTTATTTACGGAGTTAGAAGAGGTGATTATGACAAACCTAGAGATTTAACATTTCAAGAGCTAACTGATATAGTATGGGAAAATCATATAAATAAAAATTTAGAACCTAATACTGTAATAACATACAGAAACTGTCTAGATAAATTACTCCCAGTTTTCGGCAAAAAAGAAGCTATCAAAATAGAACCTATAACTATAGAGAAGTATTTAAATAAACTCTCTAAAACATACGAACCAGACTCAATCAAATTGTTTTTAGCAGTATTTATGCTTATCTACAACAAAGGTGTGCTATGGAGGCTTATTCCTAACAACCCATTTAGCGGAACAATAAGTAAACCTAAAAATAATAAAATGAAAAGAAAAAACAATATGGACGAAATATTATCTATAGAACAGATATCCACTCTGATTAATGCATATAAAGAAAAAAATGTTTATCAAAGAGCTGGAATATATTTAGCATTAGGATGTGGACTTAGAAAATCTGAGATTAGAGGATTAAAAACAACTGACATAGATTTTGAAACTAACACTATAAAAATAGAAAGACAAATAAACTCGATTTCAAAAGACAATTACAAGATAGAAGGAGAGAAAGGCCCAAAGGATGATTCATATAGAACCATAATAGCACCAGAGTTCGTTATTCAGCCACTTAGAGAAATCATATTTGCTAGAAAAATTATATCAAAGGACGGATATATATTCTTTAACCCCGATACACAAAGGCCAGTGTCAAAAAACTTCTTTAACTATACATTGAAAATTGTAATAGAAAAAAACAATTTGCCTAATATAAGCTTTCATGATTTAAGACATTTAAATGCATCCTTGCTAGTAAATGATGGTACTGATATCCATTCAGTAGCCAAAAGACTTGGCCATAAAAGTGTATCAACAACCATTAACACATACCTGCATGGAATAAATGAAAAAGATAAAAATATAGCCGATAATTTTGACAAAAGATTTAAAGAAATTGAACAAAAAAACATAAAATCTAAATAA